TTTCTAGAGAAGATAATCTCACTCACTGACAAGATCTgatggagaaaagaagaaaatctcGGACTAATCTCTGTGCAAGTCCACTCCCAGCAGCTTGACTTGAAAACTGCTCATGGTTTGCATCAATTACTGTTTTTGGTTTAAGCACGGGATACTTGGGAGAGCAAGAAAGAGTGACAAGTTGACTACATACTATTTCACTTATTACATCCATGGGATCGTGCAGTGGCAACAGCAGAGTTCCAAGCGATTCTTCTGGTTTCAAATTAACAGTTATTACATTCACATCCATGGGAATTTACCTTTGATTGGCTCGCTTTCGGAGAAACCTGGAGGGACTGAAGGGCTTGAGATCCACAGTAGTGGAACGGCCATCCAAGATGAGCTCCGCGAGCGAAGCTCCGGTCGCCGGTCCGTTGAGAATGCCCCAACAGCTGTGTCCAGTCGCAACAAAGCATCCCTCCACCCCGGGAATCGCCCCGATGACCGGCAGACCATCGTCGGTGCACGGCAAGAAGCAAGCCTGCTCCGCCGCCACCTCGGCTTCTCCGTCTTTGAGGTGGCTGGACAACGAGTCAGCGACCTTGTGCAGCATTCGGATCGCCTCCCTCTCGCCGACAATCTGCTCCGGATCGTCCGGCACCTCGCAATCCTTCGACATCCCACAAATGTACACTTCTCCTGAAAACAAACACAATCATCAGCAAAGTGACTAAAAATCAAGAACAAGTCATCTTCTTGGTCtctctatctttcttttttttcacctGTGGGTCTGGGGTAGACCTCGGGGTCCAAGAGCTTGGACCCGGGCGACGGCTGGTAGCTGAGGAAGAGGGCGTGGGGGGTTATGGCGGCGGGATCCTTGGGGCGGAGGACGATGCTGTGCGCTTTGCGGCCGGAGACGTTAAAGAGGGAGGAGACCAGGGGGAAGCGATCGGACCAGGGCCCCAGGGCCAGCACCACGGCGTCGGCGGCGATGGCCCGACCACCCTCTTTGAGGACCACCGCCACCGCCCGGCCGCCTTCCACCTCGACGCGCTCCGCCTCCCCGATCACCACCTCGACCCCGTGCTCCGCCGCGGCGGCGGCGAGGAGCGTCCGGGTGAAGAGCTGCGGGTGGACCTGGGCCGTGGTCTCCACCGTCCCGAGCGTCCTAGGCGGCCTGGCGGTGCCTCCGTCGACCCACGTCGGGAGAAGCGGCGATGCTCCGGCGGCTGCGGTGGCCGAGGAGGATCCGGCGGGGAGGAGGGGGACGG
This portion of the Phoenix dactylifera cultivar Barhee BC4 chromosome 11, palm_55x_up_171113_PBpolish2nd_filt_p, whole genome shotgun sequence genome encodes:
- the LOC103721244 gene encoding putative oxidoreductase TDA3 — its product is MEFQNSNKKKKENKSRKIKMLRVPAAPVWFRARPRAPLPIRSPPTRASTAAMESESAASTGGRGEARAAKRVVVCGGGVIGACTAYFLAKNGAAQVTVVEKSAVACAASGKAGGFLALDWCDGGPLSALARASFHLHRSLSLLLDGPNAYGYRPLDTLSVPLLPAGSSSATAAAGASPLLPTWVDGGTARPPRTLGTVETTAQVHPQLFTRTLLAAAAAEHGVEVVIGEAERVEVEGGRAVAVVLKEGGRAIAADAVVLALGPWSDRFPLVSSLFNVSGRKAHSIVLRPKDPAAITPHALFLSYQPSPGSKLLDPEVYPRPTGEVYICGMSKDCEVPDDPEQIVGEREAIRMLHKVADSLSSHLKDGEAEVAAEQACFLPCTDDGLPVIGAIPGVEGCFVATGHSCWGILNGPATGASLAELILDGRSTTVDLKPFSPSRFLRKRANQR